In Tamandua tetradactyla isolate mTamTet1 chromosome 7, mTamTet1.pri, whole genome shotgun sequence, the following are encoded in one genomic region:
- the DYRK4 gene encoding dual specificity tyrosine-phosphorylation-regulated kinase 4 isoform X2 has translation MCHQLWKLHPTAFKIEMDAKKPRKCSLTSFPILKARKKQSFTFVKGPILPSEIYMVESKPLTQAQKTPSKSKNFRMTRFLRKNTNTSGITSLPFVDAKGKKNMVNFPRINKKTLLKPPLLFQENQTHNQGLASELKSSEIPLHSSIKSQDPKPEAKPPRKHKVPLTAVEALKFFKNQLSSYEQSEILGYTELWFLGLEAEKLKVAPEKFSKTSFDDEHGSYIKVLNDHIAYRYEVLEMIGKGSFGQVVKCLDHKSNELVALKIIRNKKRFHHQALVELKILDTLRRKDKDNTHNVVHMKDFFYFRNHLCITFELLGINLYELMKNNSFQGFSMSIVRRFILSVLKCLQMLYVEKIIHCDLKPENIVLYQKGQVSVKVIDFGSSCYEHQKVYTYIQSRFYRSPEVILGHPYNMAIDMWSLGCIMAELYTGCPLFAGENEVEQLACIMEVLGLPPTRFIQMASRRQTFFVICKKRNSTRWEHWCHSQKGNGDLYSKGFPKNITNNRGKKRYPDSKDLTMVLKTYDTSFLDFLRRCLVWEPSLRMTPDQALKHAWIHEPRNLKPRSRPQTLRKSSLCFPSETKKDKAQGHHHLSRKDETTKEETTDKIKDIATKQPQHSGDQQGSLQPATDVIQLPHLPEASGKPEAVAGPEDSSTSTGEQSKNLPPKDSNILPPII, from the exons GTCGAGAGTAAACCTTTGACTCAAGCTCAGAAGACACCTTCCAAGTCCAAGAATTTCAGAATGACCCGATTCTTACGTAAG aaTACAAACACTAGTGGCATTACTTCACTCCCTTTTGTGGATGCCAAGGGGAAGAAGAACATGGTCAATTTCCCACgcatcaacaagaaaaccctgcTGAAGCCACCCCTGCTGTTTCAG GAGAACCAAACTCATAATCAGGGGCTGGCTTCTGAACTCAAGTCTTCAGAAATACCTTTGCACTCCAGCATTAAAAGCCAAGATCCCAAGCCAGAGGCAAAACCACCAAGAAAGCACAAGGTGCCCCTGACAGCAGTAG AAGCCCTAAAGTTTTTTAAGAACCAGCTCTCTTCATATGAGCAAAGTGAAATCCTGGGCTACACAGAGCTCTGGTTCCTGGGGCTTGAAGCTGAGAAGCTCAAAGTGGCTCCTGAGAAATTCAGCAAGACCAGCTTTGATGATGAGCATGGCTCCTATATAAAG GTCCTGAATGACCACATTGCCTACCGCTATGAGGTTCTGGAGATGATTGGGAAAGGGTCCTTTGGACAGGTGGTCAAGTGCTTGGATCACAAAAGCAACGAGTTGGTGGCCCTGAAAATCATCAGGAACAAGAAGAG GTTTCACCACCAAGCCCTGGTGGAGCTGAAGATCCTGGACACTCTCAGACGGAAGGACAAAGACAACACTCACAACGTGGTGCACATGAAGGACTTTTTCTACTTCCGCAATCACCTCTGCATCACCTTTGAACTCCTCGG aATCAACTTGTACGAACTGATGAAGAACAATAGCTTTCAAGGCTTTAGTATGTCAATAGTTCGGCGCTTTATCCTGTCTGTTTTGAAGTGCTTGCAAATGCTTTATGTAGAGAAAATCATTCACTGTGATCTCAAGCCA GAGAATATAGTGCTATACCAAAAGGGCCAAGTCTCAGTTAAAGTCATTGACTTTGGATCAAGCTGTTATGAACACCAGAAAG TGTACACCTACATCCAGAGCCGGTTCTACCGCTCCCCGGAGGTGATTCTGGGCCACCCTTACAACATGGCCATTGACATGTGGAGCCTGGGCTGCATCATGGCGGAGCTGTACACGGGCTGCCCGCTGTTCGCCGGCGAGAACGAGGTGGAGCAGCTGGCCTGCATCATGGAG GTGCTGGGCCTACCACCAACCCGCTTCATTCAGATGGCCTCCAGGAGACAGACATTCTTCG TCATTTGTAAAAAGAGAAACAGCACAAGGTGGGAGCACTGGTGCCACAGTCAAAAAGGAAATGGGGATTTGT ATTCCAAAGGTTTTCCTAAAAATATAACCAacaacagggggaaaaaaagataccCGGACTCCAAGGATCTCACCATGGTGCTGAAAACCTACGACACCAGCTTCCTTGATTTTCTCAGAAGATGTTTGGT ATGGGAACCTTCTCTTCGCATGACCCCTGACCAGGCCCTCAAGCATGCTTGGATTCATGAGCCACGAAACCTCAAACCACGGTCCAGGCCCCAGACCCTGAGGAAATCCAGTCTCTGTTTCCCAtctgagacaaagaaggataagGCTCAAGGTCATCATCACTTGAGCAGAAAAG ATGAGACCACCAAAGAAGAGACTACAGACAAAATAAAGGATATAGCCACTAAGCAGCCTCAGCATTCAGGTGATCAGCAGGGCTCTCTCCAGCCTGCAACTGATGTCATCCAGCTGCCTCATCTACCAGAAGCTTCTGGAAAGCCAGAGGCTGTTGCTGGACCAGAAGACTCCTCAACTTCCACAGGAGAACAAAGCAAAAACCTCCCCCCCAAAGACTCAAACATTTTGCCACCCATTATATGA
- the DYRK4 gene encoding dual specificity tyrosine-phosphorylation-regulated kinase 4 isoform X5 encodes MCHQLWKLHPTAFKIEMDAKKPRKCSLTSFPILKARKKQSFTFVKGPILPSEIYMVESKPLTQAQKTPSKSKNFRMTRFLRKNTNTSGITSLPFVDAKGKKNMVNFPRINKKTLLKPPLLFQENQTHNQGLASELKSSEIPLHSSIKSQDPKPEAKPPRKHKVPLTAVEALKFFKNQLSSYEQSEILGYTELWFLGLEAEKLKVAPEKFSKTSFDDEHGSYIKVLNDHIAYRYEVLEMIGKGSFGQVVKCLDHKSNELVALKIIRNKKRFHHQALVELKILDTLRRKDKDNTHNVVHMKDFFYFRNHLCITFELLGINLYELMKNNSFQGFSMSIVRRFILSVLKCLQMLYVEKIIHCDLKPENIVLYQKGQVSVKVIDFGSSCYEHQKVYTYIQSRFYRSPEVILGHPYNMAIDMWSLGCIMAELYTGCPLFAGENEVEQLACIMEVLGLPPTRFIQMASRRQTFFDSKGFPKNITNNRGKKRYPDSKDLTMVLKTYDTSFLDFLRRCLVWEPSLRMTPDQALKHAWIHEPRNLKPRSRPQTLRKSSLCFPSETKKDKAQGHHHLSRKADETTKEETTDKIKDIATKQPQHSGDQQGSLQPATDVIQLPHLPEASGKPEAVAGPEDSSTSTGEQSKNLPPKDSNILPPII; translated from the exons GTCGAGAGTAAACCTTTGACTCAAGCTCAGAAGACACCTTCCAAGTCCAAGAATTTCAGAATGACCCGATTCTTACGTAAG aaTACAAACACTAGTGGCATTACTTCACTCCCTTTTGTGGATGCCAAGGGGAAGAAGAACATGGTCAATTTCCCACgcatcaacaagaaaaccctgcTGAAGCCACCCCTGCTGTTTCAG GAGAACCAAACTCATAATCAGGGGCTGGCTTCTGAACTCAAGTCTTCAGAAATACCTTTGCACTCCAGCATTAAAAGCCAAGATCCCAAGCCAGAGGCAAAACCACCAAGAAAGCACAAGGTGCCCCTGACAGCAGTAG AAGCCCTAAAGTTTTTTAAGAACCAGCTCTCTTCATATGAGCAAAGTGAAATCCTGGGCTACACAGAGCTCTGGTTCCTGGGGCTTGAAGCTGAGAAGCTCAAAGTGGCTCCTGAGAAATTCAGCAAGACCAGCTTTGATGATGAGCATGGCTCCTATATAAAG GTCCTGAATGACCACATTGCCTACCGCTATGAGGTTCTGGAGATGATTGGGAAAGGGTCCTTTGGACAGGTGGTCAAGTGCTTGGATCACAAAAGCAACGAGTTGGTGGCCCTGAAAATCATCAGGAACAAGAAGAG GTTTCACCACCAAGCCCTGGTGGAGCTGAAGATCCTGGACACTCTCAGACGGAAGGACAAAGACAACACTCACAACGTGGTGCACATGAAGGACTTTTTCTACTTCCGCAATCACCTCTGCATCACCTTTGAACTCCTCGG aATCAACTTGTACGAACTGATGAAGAACAATAGCTTTCAAGGCTTTAGTATGTCAATAGTTCGGCGCTTTATCCTGTCTGTTTTGAAGTGCTTGCAAATGCTTTATGTAGAGAAAATCATTCACTGTGATCTCAAGCCA GAGAATATAGTGCTATACCAAAAGGGCCAAGTCTCAGTTAAAGTCATTGACTTTGGATCAAGCTGTTATGAACACCAGAAAG TGTACACCTACATCCAGAGCCGGTTCTACCGCTCCCCGGAGGTGATTCTGGGCCACCCTTACAACATGGCCATTGACATGTGGAGCCTGGGCTGCATCATGGCGGAGCTGTACACGGGCTGCCCGCTGTTCGCCGGCGAGAACGAGGTGGAGCAGCTGGCCTGCATCATGGAG GTGCTGGGCCTACCACCAACCCGCTTCATTCAGATGGCCTCCAGGAGACAGACATTCTTCG ATTCCAAAGGTTTTCCTAAAAATATAACCAacaacagggggaaaaaaagataccCGGACTCCAAGGATCTCACCATGGTGCTGAAAACCTACGACACCAGCTTCCTTGATTTTCTCAGAAGATGTTTGGT ATGGGAACCTTCTCTTCGCATGACCCCTGACCAGGCCCTCAAGCATGCTTGGATTCATGAGCCACGAAACCTCAAACCACGGTCCAGGCCCCAGACCCTGAGGAAATCCAGTCTCTGTTTCCCAtctgagacaaagaaggataagGCTCAAGGTCATCATCACTTGAGCAGAAAAG CAGATGAGACCACCAAAGAAGAGACTACAGACAAAATAAAGGATATAGCCACTAAGCAGCCTCAGCATTCAGGTGATCAGCAGGGCTCTCTCCAGCCTGCAACTGATGTCATCCAGCTGCCTCATCTACCAGAAGCTTCTGGAAAGCCAGAGGCTGTTGCTGGACCAGAAGACTCCTCAACTTCCACAGGAGAACAAAGCAAAAACCTCCCCCCCAAAGACTCAAACATTTTGCCACCCATTATATGA
- the DYRK4 gene encoding dual specificity tyrosine-phosphorylation-regulated kinase 4 isoform X4 encodes MDAKKPRKCSLTSFPILKARKKQSFTFVKGPILPSEIYMVESKPLTQAQKTPSKSKNFRMTRFLRKNTNTSGITSLPFVDAKGKKNMVNFPRINKKTLLKPPLLFQENQTHNQGLASELKSSEIPLHSSIKSQDPKPEAKPPRKHKVPLTAVEALKFFKNQLSSYEQSEILGYTELWFLGLEAEKLKVAPEKFSKTSFDDEHGSYIKVLNDHIAYRYEVLEMIGKGSFGQVVKCLDHKSNELVALKIIRNKKRFHHQALVELKILDTLRRKDKDNTHNVVHMKDFFYFRNHLCITFELLGINLYELMKNNSFQGFSMSIVRRFILSVLKCLQMLYVEKIIHCDLKPENIVLYQKGQVSVKVIDFGSSCYEHQKVYTYIQSRFYRSPEVILGHPYNMAIDMWSLGCIMAELYTGCPLFAGENEVEQLACIMEVLGLPPTRFIQMASRRQTFFVICKKRNSTRWEHWCHSQKGNGDLYSKGFPKNITNNRGKKRYPDSKDLTMVLKTYDTSFLDFLRRCLVWEPSLRMTPDQALKHAWIHEPRNLKPRSRPQTLRKSSLCFPSETKKDKAQGHHHLSRKADETTKEETTDKIKDIATKQPQHSGDQQGSLQPATDVIQLPHLPEASGKPEAVAGPEDSSTSTGEQSKNLPPKDSNILPPII; translated from the exons GTCGAGAGTAAACCTTTGACTCAAGCTCAGAAGACACCTTCCAAGTCCAAGAATTTCAGAATGACCCGATTCTTACGTAAG aaTACAAACACTAGTGGCATTACTTCACTCCCTTTTGTGGATGCCAAGGGGAAGAAGAACATGGTCAATTTCCCACgcatcaacaagaaaaccctgcTGAAGCCACCCCTGCTGTTTCAG GAGAACCAAACTCATAATCAGGGGCTGGCTTCTGAACTCAAGTCTTCAGAAATACCTTTGCACTCCAGCATTAAAAGCCAAGATCCCAAGCCAGAGGCAAAACCACCAAGAAAGCACAAGGTGCCCCTGACAGCAGTAG AAGCCCTAAAGTTTTTTAAGAACCAGCTCTCTTCATATGAGCAAAGTGAAATCCTGGGCTACACAGAGCTCTGGTTCCTGGGGCTTGAAGCTGAGAAGCTCAAAGTGGCTCCTGAGAAATTCAGCAAGACCAGCTTTGATGATGAGCATGGCTCCTATATAAAG GTCCTGAATGACCACATTGCCTACCGCTATGAGGTTCTGGAGATGATTGGGAAAGGGTCCTTTGGACAGGTGGTCAAGTGCTTGGATCACAAAAGCAACGAGTTGGTGGCCCTGAAAATCATCAGGAACAAGAAGAG GTTTCACCACCAAGCCCTGGTGGAGCTGAAGATCCTGGACACTCTCAGACGGAAGGACAAAGACAACACTCACAACGTGGTGCACATGAAGGACTTTTTCTACTTCCGCAATCACCTCTGCATCACCTTTGAACTCCTCGG aATCAACTTGTACGAACTGATGAAGAACAATAGCTTTCAAGGCTTTAGTATGTCAATAGTTCGGCGCTTTATCCTGTCTGTTTTGAAGTGCTTGCAAATGCTTTATGTAGAGAAAATCATTCACTGTGATCTCAAGCCA GAGAATATAGTGCTATACCAAAAGGGCCAAGTCTCAGTTAAAGTCATTGACTTTGGATCAAGCTGTTATGAACACCAGAAAG TGTACACCTACATCCAGAGCCGGTTCTACCGCTCCCCGGAGGTGATTCTGGGCCACCCTTACAACATGGCCATTGACATGTGGAGCCTGGGCTGCATCATGGCGGAGCTGTACACGGGCTGCCCGCTGTTCGCCGGCGAGAACGAGGTGGAGCAGCTGGCCTGCATCATGGAG GTGCTGGGCCTACCACCAACCCGCTTCATTCAGATGGCCTCCAGGAGACAGACATTCTTCG TCATTTGTAAAAAGAGAAACAGCACAAGGTGGGAGCACTGGTGCCACAGTCAAAAAGGAAATGGGGATTTGT ATTCCAAAGGTTTTCCTAAAAATATAACCAacaacagggggaaaaaaagataccCGGACTCCAAGGATCTCACCATGGTGCTGAAAACCTACGACACCAGCTTCCTTGATTTTCTCAGAAGATGTTTGGT ATGGGAACCTTCTCTTCGCATGACCCCTGACCAGGCCCTCAAGCATGCTTGGATTCATGAGCCACGAAACCTCAAACCACGGTCCAGGCCCCAGACCCTGAGGAAATCCAGTCTCTGTTTCCCAtctgagacaaagaaggataagGCTCAAGGTCATCATCACTTGAGCAGAAAAG CAGATGAGACCACCAAAGAAGAGACTACAGACAAAATAAAGGATATAGCCACTAAGCAGCCTCAGCATTCAGGTGATCAGCAGGGCTCTCTCCAGCCTGCAACTGATGTCATCCAGCTGCCTCATCTACCAGAAGCTTCTGGAAAGCCAGAGGCTGTTGCTGGACCAGAAGACTCCTCAACTTCCACAGGAGAACAAAGCAAAAACCTCCCCCCCAAAGACTCAAACATTTTGCCACCCATTATATGA
- the DYRK4 gene encoding dual specificity tyrosine-phosphorylation-regulated kinase 4 isoform X1 has product MCHQLWKLHPTAFKIEMDAKKPRKCSLTSFPILKARKKQSFTFVKGPILPSEIYMVESKPLTQAQKTPSKSKNFRMTRFLRKNTNTSGITSLPFVDAKGKKNMVNFPRINKKTLLKPPLLFQENQTHNQGLASELKSSEIPLHSSIKSQDPKPEAKPPRKHKVPLTAVEALKFFKNQLSSYEQSEILGYTELWFLGLEAEKLKVAPEKFSKTSFDDEHGSYIKVLNDHIAYRYEVLEMIGKGSFGQVVKCLDHKSNELVALKIIRNKKRFHHQALVELKILDTLRRKDKDNTHNVVHMKDFFYFRNHLCITFELLGINLYELMKNNSFQGFSMSIVRRFILSVLKCLQMLYVEKIIHCDLKPENIVLYQKGQVSVKVIDFGSSCYEHQKVYTYIQSRFYRSPEVILGHPYNMAIDMWSLGCIMAELYTGCPLFAGENEVEQLACIMEVLGLPPTRFIQMASRRQTFFVICKKRNSTRWEHWCHSQKGNGDLYSKGFPKNITNNRGKKRYPDSKDLTMVLKTYDTSFLDFLRRCLVWEPSLRMTPDQALKHAWIHEPRNLKPRSRPQTLRKSSLCFPSETKKDKAQGHHHLSRKADETTKEETTDKIKDIATKQPQHSGDQQGSLQPATDVIQLPHLPEASGKPEAVAGPEDSSTSTGEQSKNLPPKDSNILPPII; this is encoded by the exons GTCGAGAGTAAACCTTTGACTCAAGCTCAGAAGACACCTTCCAAGTCCAAGAATTTCAGAATGACCCGATTCTTACGTAAG aaTACAAACACTAGTGGCATTACTTCACTCCCTTTTGTGGATGCCAAGGGGAAGAAGAACATGGTCAATTTCCCACgcatcaacaagaaaaccctgcTGAAGCCACCCCTGCTGTTTCAG GAGAACCAAACTCATAATCAGGGGCTGGCTTCTGAACTCAAGTCTTCAGAAATACCTTTGCACTCCAGCATTAAAAGCCAAGATCCCAAGCCAGAGGCAAAACCACCAAGAAAGCACAAGGTGCCCCTGACAGCAGTAG AAGCCCTAAAGTTTTTTAAGAACCAGCTCTCTTCATATGAGCAAAGTGAAATCCTGGGCTACACAGAGCTCTGGTTCCTGGGGCTTGAAGCTGAGAAGCTCAAAGTGGCTCCTGAGAAATTCAGCAAGACCAGCTTTGATGATGAGCATGGCTCCTATATAAAG GTCCTGAATGACCACATTGCCTACCGCTATGAGGTTCTGGAGATGATTGGGAAAGGGTCCTTTGGACAGGTGGTCAAGTGCTTGGATCACAAAAGCAACGAGTTGGTGGCCCTGAAAATCATCAGGAACAAGAAGAG GTTTCACCACCAAGCCCTGGTGGAGCTGAAGATCCTGGACACTCTCAGACGGAAGGACAAAGACAACACTCACAACGTGGTGCACATGAAGGACTTTTTCTACTTCCGCAATCACCTCTGCATCACCTTTGAACTCCTCGG aATCAACTTGTACGAACTGATGAAGAACAATAGCTTTCAAGGCTTTAGTATGTCAATAGTTCGGCGCTTTATCCTGTCTGTTTTGAAGTGCTTGCAAATGCTTTATGTAGAGAAAATCATTCACTGTGATCTCAAGCCA GAGAATATAGTGCTATACCAAAAGGGCCAAGTCTCAGTTAAAGTCATTGACTTTGGATCAAGCTGTTATGAACACCAGAAAG TGTACACCTACATCCAGAGCCGGTTCTACCGCTCCCCGGAGGTGATTCTGGGCCACCCTTACAACATGGCCATTGACATGTGGAGCCTGGGCTGCATCATGGCGGAGCTGTACACGGGCTGCCCGCTGTTCGCCGGCGAGAACGAGGTGGAGCAGCTGGCCTGCATCATGGAG GTGCTGGGCCTACCACCAACCCGCTTCATTCAGATGGCCTCCAGGAGACAGACATTCTTCG TCATTTGTAAAAAGAGAAACAGCACAAGGTGGGAGCACTGGTGCCACAGTCAAAAAGGAAATGGGGATTTGT ATTCCAAAGGTTTTCCTAAAAATATAACCAacaacagggggaaaaaaagataccCGGACTCCAAGGATCTCACCATGGTGCTGAAAACCTACGACACCAGCTTCCTTGATTTTCTCAGAAGATGTTTGGT ATGGGAACCTTCTCTTCGCATGACCCCTGACCAGGCCCTCAAGCATGCTTGGATTCATGAGCCACGAAACCTCAAACCACGGTCCAGGCCCCAGACCCTGAGGAAATCCAGTCTCTGTTTCCCAtctgagacaaagaaggataagGCTCAAGGTCATCATCACTTGAGCAGAAAAG CAGATGAGACCACCAAAGAAGAGACTACAGACAAAATAAAGGATATAGCCACTAAGCAGCCTCAGCATTCAGGTGATCAGCAGGGCTCTCTCCAGCCTGCAACTGATGTCATCCAGCTGCCTCATCTACCAGAAGCTTCTGGAAAGCCAGAGGCTGTTGCTGGACCAGAAGACTCCTCAACTTCCACAGGAGAACAAAGCAAAAACCTCCCCCCCAAAGACTCAAACATTTTGCCACCCATTATATGA
- the DYRK4 gene encoding dual specificity tyrosine-phosphorylation-regulated kinase 4 isoform X3, translated as MQLLPRPTLTGTKIEMDAKKPRKCSLTSFPILKARKKQSFTFVKGPILPSEIYMVESKPLTQAQKTPSKSKNFRMTRFLRKNTNTSGITSLPFVDAKGKKNMVNFPRINKKTLLKPPLLFQENQTHNQGLASELKSSEIPLHSSIKSQDPKPEAKPPRKHKVPLTAVEALKFFKNQLSSYEQSEILGYTELWFLGLEAEKLKVAPEKFSKTSFDDEHGSYIKVLNDHIAYRYEVLEMIGKGSFGQVVKCLDHKSNELVALKIIRNKKRFHHQALVELKILDTLRRKDKDNTHNVVHMKDFFYFRNHLCITFELLGINLYELMKNNSFQGFSMSIVRRFILSVLKCLQMLYVEKIIHCDLKPENIVLYQKGQVSVKVIDFGSSCYEHQKVYTYIQSRFYRSPEVILGHPYNMAIDMWSLGCIMAELYTGCPLFAGENEVEQLACIMEVLGLPPTRFIQMASRRQTFFVICKKRNSTRWEHWCHSQKGNGDLYSKGFPKNITNNRGKKRYPDSKDLTMVLKTYDTSFLDFLRRCLVWEPSLRMTPDQALKHAWIHEPRNLKPRSRPQTLRKSSLCFPSETKKDKAQGHHHLSRKADETTKEETTDKIKDIATKQPQHSGDQQGSLQPATDVIQLPHLPEASGKPEAVAGPEDSSTSTGEQSKNLPPKDSNILPPII; from the exons GTCGAGAGTAAACCTTTGACTCAAGCTCAGAAGACACCTTCCAAGTCCAAGAATTTCAGAATGACCCGATTCTTACGTAAG aaTACAAACACTAGTGGCATTACTTCACTCCCTTTTGTGGATGCCAAGGGGAAGAAGAACATGGTCAATTTCCCACgcatcaacaagaaaaccctgcTGAAGCCACCCCTGCTGTTTCAG GAGAACCAAACTCATAATCAGGGGCTGGCTTCTGAACTCAAGTCTTCAGAAATACCTTTGCACTCCAGCATTAAAAGCCAAGATCCCAAGCCAGAGGCAAAACCACCAAGAAAGCACAAGGTGCCCCTGACAGCAGTAG AAGCCCTAAAGTTTTTTAAGAACCAGCTCTCTTCATATGAGCAAAGTGAAATCCTGGGCTACACAGAGCTCTGGTTCCTGGGGCTTGAAGCTGAGAAGCTCAAAGTGGCTCCTGAGAAATTCAGCAAGACCAGCTTTGATGATGAGCATGGCTCCTATATAAAG GTCCTGAATGACCACATTGCCTACCGCTATGAGGTTCTGGAGATGATTGGGAAAGGGTCCTTTGGACAGGTGGTCAAGTGCTTGGATCACAAAAGCAACGAGTTGGTGGCCCTGAAAATCATCAGGAACAAGAAGAG GTTTCACCACCAAGCCCTGGTGGAGCTGAAGATCCTGGACACTCTCAGACGGAAGGACAAAGACAACACTCACAACGTGGTGCACATGAAGGACTTTTTCTACTTCCGCAATCACCTCTGCATCACCTTTGAACTCCTCGG aATCAACTTGTACGAACTGATGAAGAACAATAGCTTTCAAGGCTTTAGTATGTCAATAGTTCGGCGCTTTATCCTGTCTGTTTTGAAGTGCTTGCAAATGCTTTATGTAGAGAAAATCATTCACTGTGATCTCAAGCCA GAGAATATAGTGCTATACCAAAAGGGCCAAGTCTCAGTTAAAGTCATTGACTTTGGATCAAGCTGTTATGAACACCAGAAAG TGTACACCTACATCCAGAGCCGGTTCTACCGCTCCCCGGAGGTGATTCTGGGCCACCCTTACAACATGGCCATTGACATGTGGAGCCTGGGCTGCATCATGGCGGAGCTGTACACGGGCTGCCCGCTGTTCGCCGGCGAGAACGAGGTGGAGCAGCTGGCCTGCATCATGGAG GTGCTGGGCCTACCACCAACCCGCTTCATTCAGATGGCCTCCAGGAGACAGACATTCTTCG TCATTTGTAAAAAGAGAAACAGCACAAGGTGGGAGCACTGGTGCCACAGTCAAAAAGGAAATGGGGATTTGT ATTCCAAAGGTTTTCCTAAAAATATAACCAacaacagggggaaaaaaagataccCGGACTCCAAGGATCTCACCATGGTGCTGAAAACCTACGACACCAGCTTCCTTGATTTTCTCAGAAGATGTTTGGT ATGGGAACCTTCTCTTCGCATGACCCCTGACCAGGCCCTCAAGCATGCTTGGATTCATGAGCCACGAAACCTCAAACCACGGTCCAGGCCCCAGACCCTGAGGAAATCCAGTCTCTGTTTCCCAtctgagacaaagaaggataagGCTCAAGGTCATCATCACTTGAGCAGAAAAG CAGATGAGACCACCAAAGAAGAGACTACAGACAAAATAAAGGATATAGCCACTAAGCAGCCTCAGCATTCAGGTGATCAGCAGGGCTCTCTCCAGCCTGCAACTGATGTCATCCAGCTGCCTCATCTACCAGAAGCTTCTGGAAAGCCAGAGGCTGTTGCTGGACCAGAAGACTCCTCAACTTCCACAGGAGAACAAAGCAAAAACCTCCCCCCCAAAGACTCAAACATTTTGCCACCCATTATATGA